A single region of the Polyodon spathula isolate WHYD16114869_AA chromosome 40, ASM1765450v1, whole genome shotgun sequence genome encodes:
- the LOC121304872 gene encoding nuclear apoptosis-inducing factor 1-like, which produces MSAFHQGSSSALRAKQLYKKRKSRFSYSEIKLLLEEVRRNRHIVVGKFNHGVPSNLKKRTWADITARINEVSQCPREIIEVIKKWSDMKCDVKRRLAARCAGGGEGPDELTPVESVIHQILELTGTRQRHPPRAPSLGSGLSARAGVGDREGATASAASVSVPASAAAVESFVTSLPEMPLPMLSPVQDPAPTPMYCIASRQESTASSYELQYEIQTIEDEDVESIDLTGEEIAAEESRPSLPLSSAPPAEESTPLLGGTHRRGAPNPRPSLAPRGGVSTREEIVRNAAESVQEQRTSNELLRSVSRSLELLSESLQQAVETQQDFVRDSLALQRESLQVLRDFAGAALATLQEKLNGHPAPRR; this is translated from the exons aTGTCAGCGTTTCACCAAGGCAGTAGCAGCGCGCTCAGAGCCAAGCAGCTCTACAAGAAGAGGAAATCTCGCTTCTCGTACAGCGAGATCAAACTGCTGCTGGAGGAAGTGCGCAGGAACAGGCACATCGTTGTAG GGAAGTTCAACCACGGCGTGCCGTCGAACCTGAAGAAGCGCACGTGGGCGGACATCACGGCCCGGATCAACGAGGTCAGCCAGTGCCCGCGGGAGATCATCGAGGTCATCAAGAAGTGGTCGGACATGAAGTGCGACGTGAAGCGACGGCTGGCGGCTAGGTGCGCAGGAGGCGGCGAGGGACCGGACGAGCTGACCCCAGTGGAGTCCGTCATCCACCAGATCCTGGAGCTCACCGGCACGCGACAGCGCCACCCGCCCCGAGCCCCGTCCCTGGGCAGCGGCCTCAGCGCCAGGGCTGGCGTCGGGGACAGAGAGGGAGCGACGGCAAGCGCCGCTTCGGTCAGTGTACCTGCCAGCGCTGCCGCGGTGGAGAGTTTTGTCACCAGCCTGCCTGAGATGCCACTGCCAATGCTGTCGCCTGTGCAGGATCCAGCCCCAACTCCCATGTACTGCATAGCATCGC GGCAAGAATCCACGGCATCCTCTTATGAGCTACAATATGAAATCCAGACTATCGAAG ATGAGGACGTGGAGTCGATTGATTTGACAGGAGAGGAGATCGCAGCCGAGGAATCCAGACCCTCCCTGCCCTTGTCTTCTGCGCCCCCTGCTGAGGAGAGCACCCCTCTCCTAGGAGGCACGCACAGAAGGGGAGCCCCCAACCCCCGCCCCAGCCTGGCCCCCCGGGGCGGTGTGAGCACGCGCGAGGAGATTGTGCGTAACGCAGCCGAGAGCGTGCAGGAGCAGCGCACCTCCAACGAGCTCCTGCGGTCTGTGTCGCGCTCCCTGGAGCTGCTCTCCGAGTCGCTGCAGCAGGCTGTGGAGACGCAGCAGGACTTCGTGCGCGACTCCCTGGCCCTGCAGAGGGAGTCCTTGCAGGTGCTCAGGGACTTTGCCGGCGCCGCCCTCGCAACCTTGCAGGAGAAGCTGAACGGACACCCCGCCCCGCGGCGCTGA
- the LOC121304823 gene encoding ras-related protein ORAB-1-like has translation MNPEYDYLFKLLLIGDSGVGKSCLLLRFADDTYTDSYISTIGVDFKIRTIELEGKTVKLQIWDTAGQERFRTITSSYYRGAHGIIIVYDVTDQESFNNVKHWLEEISRYASENVSRLLVGNKCDLASKKVVDFTTGKEYATSLEIPFLETSAKNATNVEQAFVTMSTEIKKRVGHDAVQSEAGKSTAQIHSSPLWSGGGKQGGEESRCC, from the exons ATGAACCCAGAGTA TGACTACTTGTTCAAGCTTCTGTTGATCGGCGACTCTGGGGTTGGCAAGTCGTGTCTGCTGCTCCGCTTCGCA GATGACACTTACACAGACAGCTACATCAGCACCATTGGAGTGGATTTCAAAATCAGGACCATCGAACTGGAGGGGAAGACTGTGAAGCTTCAGATT TGGGACACTGCTGGACAGGAACGTTTCCGGACCATCACATCCAGTTACTACAGAGGGGCTCATGGGATCATCATCGTCTACGACGTGACAGATCAG GAGTCCTTCAATAACGTGAAGCACTGGCTGGAGGAAATCAGCCGCTACGCCAGCGAGAACGTCAGCAGGCTGCTGGTGGGAAACAAATGTGACCTGGCCTCCAAAAAGGTGGTGGACTTCACGACCGGAAAG GAGTACGCCACGTCCCTTGAGATCCCCTTTCTCGAGACCAGCGCCAAGAACGCCACCAACGTCGAGCAGGCGTTCGTCACTATGTCGACGGAGATCAAGAAACGGGTGGGCCATGACGCCGTTCAGAGCGAGGCGGGAAAAAGCACCGCGCAGATCCACAGCTCCCCCTTGTGGTCTGGAGGGGGAAagcagggaggggaggagagtAGATGTTGCTAA